Proteins found in one Mytilus edulis chromosome 2, xbMytEdul2.2, whole genome shotgun sequence genomic segment:
- the LOC139511704 gene encoding failed axon connections homolog: MLDINMDSESVLFWSKATGTFLVSSAVLYVAWKKLISKAPKKNYPPDTVILHQIGRGPYAPSMTPYAIKLETYLRMANIPYENVHSYTKSKKGKFPWIEYNGEEISDSEFCIEYLNDKLGIDLDKDFTAKDRGIARAYQKMLEENTYWAFAMDRWVYDKD, translated from the exons ATGTTAGACATAAACATGGACAGCGAGAGTGTATTGTTTTGGTCAAAAGCAACTGGAACGTTCCTTGTTTCCTCTGCCGTGCTCTACGTCGCATGGAAAAAATTAATAAGCAAAGCTCCCAA gaaGAATTACCCACCCGATACAGTAATACTTCACCAGATTGGAAGAGGTCCATATGCACCCAGTATGACTCCATATGCTATAAAATTAGAAACTTACCTGCGTATGGCAAACATTCCTTATGAA aatgttcACAGTTACACTAAAAGCAAGAAAGGAAAATTCCCATGGATTGAATACAATGGAGAGGAAATTTCAGATTCTGAATTTTGTATagaatatttaaatgataaactAGGAATTGATCTAGATAAAGACTTTACAGCAAAGGACAGGGGAATAGCAAGAGCTTATCAGAAAATGTTAGAAGAAAACACATACTG GGCATTTGCAATGGATAGATGGGTATATGATAAAGACTGA